GTGCTGGCAATGCCGATTGGTTAGAGGATTACGCCCTATTTATGGCTTTATCCCACGCTTACCAGGGTAAAGCATGGATGGAATGGCCGACAGAAATTCGCGAACGTCATTGGGGTGCGTTGGAAACACCGAAACAGGAGTTACAAGAGGAGATTTTTCTGCACAAATTCCTACAATTTGAGTTTTTTGAGCAGTGGTTAGCCCTAAAACGCTATGCTAACTCCCTCGGTATCGAGATTATCGGTGATATCCCCATTTATGTCTCCCATAATAGTGCCGATGTTTGGGCAAATCCGCAGGTTTTCCGACTAGATACCCAAACCGGTAATCCCTTAGAAGTGGCAGGGGTTCCCCCAGATTATTTCTCAGAAACGGGGCAATTATGGGGAAATCCTCTTTATAACTGGGATTATCTCAAAAATACGGGCTTTGACTGGTGGGTACGCCGTTTAAAAGCGGTTCTTTCCCTAGTCGATATCATCCGTATCGATCATTTTCGCGGATTAGAGGCCTATTGGGCGGTGGCTTTTGGCCAAGAAAACGCTATTAATGGTCGTTGGCTCAAGGCCCCGGGTTATGATCTCTTTAATACTATTGGCGCTCGTTTAGGTAAATTGCCGATTATTGCCGAAGATTTGGGCGATATTGACCAAGCAGTCTTAGATTTTCGCGATCACTTTGCCTTCCCCGGGATGAAGATTCTCCACTTTGCTTTTGGGGGTGATGCGGGTAATCCCTATCTTCCTTTCAACGTCGAACGCAACTGTGTGATTTATACCGGCACTCACGATAATAATACCACTGTGGGCTGGTTTCAAGATAACGCCAATGACTACGAAAAAGCGCGACTTTATCAATATCTTGGCGCTCCCAGTGGTCAGGGAGTGGCTTGGGATCTGATTCGACTGGCCTATAGTTCCGTGGCTAATCAGGCGATCGTACCGTTACAGGATGTGTTAAGTTTAGGATCCGATGCGCGTATGAATACCCCTAGTGTCGCAGAAGGGAATTGGTCATGGCGCTATCGTCAGGAAGCTTTAACCGGAGAATATAGCGAGAGATTGCGAGATTTAGTCAATCTTTTTGGCAGAAATCGTTAAATAGGGTTTGCGGCAAAAAGCTTTTCCTGGGGGCAGGGTGTGGGGTGTGGGGTGTGGGGTGTGGGGTTTTACCGATTTTGAGGTAGTCAATTACCTAATTTTCAGGGAAAAAGTACCTGAATTTTCCCCCCGATCCCCGCAACGGCTGGCACTTTTTGAGGAAAAAAAAGTCTAAAAGTCTTATCCAACAAGGTTTTTAGATTTATTCAGCAGACCCTAAATCTCAAACCTTTTGTCGAGACGTTACCCCTAACGTCTCTTTTTGTCCGGTTAATGTGAGGGAGAATTTTTTAGCAATCTTTGCCGGATGCGATCGAGATTTTCTCGACTATTGACAGGTAAATGGGGTAAGGGTAATTCTAAATTGGGCCAATTACTCAAATCATGGCAGGGACAGGATAAACCCGATTGGCCCAGCACTTCAATTGGTACGGGTATATTACAACGAGCGCAGGGGTGAAATTCCCATTGAGGGGAAAGTAAGTCTCGGATAGTTTGTTGAGTACCTTCTAGGTAACAATCGCCACTTTGAGGATCAAGCATTTTTTGCCAACAATCCTCAAACTCCGACGAATAGCGATCAGCATTGAAAATTGGCAGCGGAAATAGCATAGCTTGGTTTTTGGGACAAATAACTTTTTTTCCCAATTGAAACCAATGGGCGAGATATTTTTTAACGGCGGGGGTGTCTGACATATAGTTAGGTGTGGAGGCTGCCCTGATTATTGCTCTTACCATCAATCCTAGCGTTAACTTCCGGTGTCGGACAGGTCTTAGGATGATTGATGATCGAGTTTAATAATTATTTTAGGTAACTGAGCATCTACAGCTAGATTAATCCCAATAAACTCACCATTAAAGCTTTTTGGGCGTGCATCCGATTCTCCGCTTGTTCCCAGACTTTTGATTGTACACCCTCGATCGCCCCGTCGGTAATTTCTTCACCCCGGTGAGCAGGTAAACAATGGAGAATAATCGCGTCTTTGTCAGCGTGACTCATTAGCTGTTCATTGACTTGGTAGGGCTGAAAAACGGGAATTCGGGCATCAGCGAGGCTTTCCTGTCCCATACTCGCCCAGACATCAGTATAGACCACCTGAGAGTCTTTTACTGCCGTAACGGGATCGTCGGTAATTAAGATTTTACTACCGGTTTTCTCGCCAATAGCCTGGGCGCTGGCGACAATTTCCCCATCCGGTTGATAGTTTGCGGGGGAGGCAACCCGCACATTTAGCCCCATCAAAGCACCACCCAAGAGGAGAGAATTAGCGACATTATTACCATCCCCCACATAGGTGAGGTTAATTCCCCGTAAAGTCTGAAAAGTCTCTTGGATAGTCTGTAAATCGGCTAATATCTGGCAGGGATGTTCTAAATCCGTTAAAGCGTTGATAATCGGGATGCGCGAGTAATTGGCAAAAGCTTCTAAATCCTCTTGTTTAAAGGTGCGAACTGCGAGAATATCGAGATAGCGATCGAGTACCCGGGCTGTATCGGCTAAGGGTTCCCCCCGTCCCACTTGGGTTACACTGGGATTAAGATCGATCACCTGTCCCCCTAACTGGTACATGGCGACGGTAAAGGAAACCCGGGTCCGGGTGGAAGCTTTATAAAATAGCAATCCCAAGACTTTTTTGCAGCTAGGGTTAAGAGTGCCAGCTTTAAGCTGTGCCGATAGATTGAGTAGGGCGCTGATTTCTTCGCTACTCATGTCGGTTATTCTTAAAACATCTCGTCCTTTTAAAGTGGCTACCATTGGTTTTTCTCTCGATAAACAGGGGTCTTGATTGGGTTTTATGGCAGTTAGCGATTAGCAAAAATCTTGAGCAAAGACCTTATTATAATCCAGTTTTTTCGTTATTAGGCAATTTTTCCCGAAAATTTTCATTGTGGGGGATGTTAGTCTAGCTAACACCCCCAAATTATCTGTTAAATTAGGTAGGTGTTAAACATTGTCAGATTCACCCCTTATCAAGGCGGCTCCCCCCGCCTATCGGCACCCCCCTTATCAAGGCGGCTCCCCCCGCCTATCGGCACCCCCCTTATCAAGGGGGGCAGGGGGGATCAAACCCAAAATCTAATTTCTACTTAACTAATTTTGCCCCACACTTAGAACAAAAATTAGACGAGGGCGGGTTTTTGTGTCCACAATTACCGCAGATAATTAAAGCTGGGTTAGCCACTTCCGTCACCGGAGAAAGAGGAATTTCTCCACCGCTATCCAACTTATAGTTATGGATTAACTGCAAAATAATTGCATCTTCCCGTTTATATTCTGTATTGTCTTTTCCTCCTGTTAATTCCTCGGAACGTTGTTGTAAATATTCAATGAAAGTCCGATACAAAGCTTGTTTTTTCTCTGGAGTGGCTGAATCCTGTAACTTAGCTGTCACCTGACTTTGAATTTTTTCCTTATCTTCGCGACAAGCTTTTACTTCTAACACCTGTACCGCGTCTTCCCAACTGGTAGCGATATCGACTTTTTTTAATCCCGTTGCGGTTTTAATTTCATAGCGAATTGTTTTCTCATTAGTGACTCGATTGACTTCTGGAAAAAGCACTTTTAAAGCCCGGGCTGTCACCACCAATTGATAAATACTCGGATCTTCGGGAAAAACATCCCAGAAAGGAGGTTCCTTTTGGATATGCACGGGGATGGGTAAATCGCGATTTTCTCCCATTTGTTGGGCGCGTTTAGCGAGAATAAATTCTCCTTTCCAGTCCTGATAGGATTGCCGCAGTTCTCGCATTCCCTCGAGACAGCGTAGGGAAAAACCGCCAATTTCCTGCACGAAGACAAGACGATGTTTTTCCACTTCTGCCAAGGGTTTAATATCGTCTTCGTTGGGGATAAATTCCCGCAGTTTCGGCATAATTTTTTGGGCTGCTGGGTTATTGGTATTTCTTCCCCCAATCAGGGCAACATTTTGATTTAATTGCGGCGTAAAACCCGCATCTTTTCCTCGCAAAACCGCAGGATTAAGCATAATTAGTGGTCGCGATTTTTGGTAGGCAATGCGAAGATTATTGATAATATCGGCATCGTTGTTATAAATTTTTAACAAGCGATCGCAGGCGGATAATTCCTGCTGAATGCGACTACTAGCGGGAGCATTTTGTAGTAGTTGATTAGCTTGGTTTAGGATAACTTGTTGAAAATCTCTTTGACGAATATCGGCAATCTCGGTGATGTCAAATAAACGCATATTTT
This portion of the Microcystis aeruginosa NIES-2549 genome encodes:
- the argF gene encoding ornithine carbamoyltransferase gives rise to the protein MVATLKGRDVLRITDMSSEEISALLNLSAQLKAGTLNPSCKKVLGLLFYKASTRTRVSFTVAMYQLGGQVIDLNPSVTQVGRGEPLADTARVLDRYLDILAVRTFKQEDLEAFANYSRIPIINALTDLEHPCQILADLQTIQETFQTLRGINLTYVGDGNNVANSLLLGGALMGLNVRVASPANYQPDGEIVASAQAIGEKTGSKILITDDPVTAVKDSQVVYTDVWASMGQESLADARIPVFQPYQVNEQLMSHADKDAIILHCLPAHRGEEITDGAIEGVQSKVWEQAENRMHAQKALMVSLLGLI
- the malQ gene encoding 4-alpha-glucanotransferase; amino-acid sequence: MAFSRSSGILLHPTSHPGRYGIGELGREAYQFIDFLAQSGQKLWQILPLGPTGYGNSPYMSFSAIAGNHLLISLDLLREKNLLSEADFEDIPDFPLDQVDFDKLIAWKIPLLRKAASNFVKGSDTILYKQFAGFCAGNADWLEDYALFMALSHAYQGKAWMEWPTEIRERHWGALETPKQELQEEIFLHKFLQFEFFEQWLALKRYANSLGIEIIGDIPIYVSHNSADVWANPQVFRLDTQTGNPLEVAGVPPDYFSETGQLWGNPLYNWDYLKNTGFDWWVRRLKAVLSLVDIIRIDHFRGLEAYWAVAFGQENAINGRWLKAPGYDLFNTIGARLGKLPIIAEDLGDIDQAVLDFRDHFAFPGMKILHFAFGGDAGNPYLPFNVERNCVIYTGTHDNNTTVGWFQDNANDYEKARLYQYLGAPSGQGVAWDLIRLAYSSVANQAIVPLQDVLSLGSDARMNTPSVAEGNWSWRYRQEALTGEYSERLRDLVNLFGRNR